A genomic stretch from Scheffersomyces stipitis CBS 6054 chromosome 6, complete sequence includes:
- a CDS encoding predicted protein yields MSQPLQSIVHEYNVLYSSRIHQRDKRWSDGILRFYEFNSKLEVANEHGIIITTDFIKNKPNSHTLSKTLVPDNEFKLPNNKLILQISDKISVYERDISRMFVQQETQHKPVVKLEPLDTMLTSVNTSSLNSSIPRRRRVGLRRIVKLEPGLENSIAKSSSSYLPQMPVVGKPKIEAPTIRVKTEVGTATPIINRVPKSRIEKPFIQPQPRKPSTMTSTPSKTHSKSSASSNISPLSEKPISVNQLTPDMLRTFRSSQRIPPMSARHFRYLSAVLGSEPVQELVNTVRSPSVVDIKVEEEIPIQSTKGLEEADIIYDLSDFEEDERFLNMLKQMKNQRESNKEDPQDQSSHTEARLSMASSFGTPKSLMHGLLTPITAKAKKFNEVHEFDLSTYSDFEDIDS; encoded by the coding sequence ATGTCACAGCCACTTCAATCCATAGTACACGAGTACAATGTACTCTACTCCTCGAGGATTCATCAGAGAGATAAACGATGGAGTGATGGAATTCTCCGATTCTACGAGTTCAACAGCAAACTTGAAGTAGCCAACGAACATGGGATAATCATCACCACCGACTTCATCAAAAACAAGCCCAATTCTCACACTCTTTCAAAAACACTTGTACCTGATAATGAATTCAAGTTACCTAACAATAAACTCATCCTACAGATCAGCGACAAGATCTCTGTATACGAAAGAGACATATCACGTATGTTCGTACAGCAAGAAACACAACACAAGCCTGTAGTAAAACTTGAGCCATTGGACACGATGTTGACATCCGTGAACACGTCGCTGCTAAATAGCTCTATTCCGAGAAGACGACGCGTCGGACTCAGAAGAATTGTTAAACTAGAACCGGGACTTGAAAACTCAATTGCTAAATCATCGTCGTCATATCTACCCCAAATGCCTGTAGTTGGAAAACCTAAGATTGAAGCTCCTACGATCAGAGTGAAAACAGAAGTAGGAACAGCAACTCCAATTATCAATAGAGTACCTAAATCACGAATAGAAAAGCCTTTCATTCAGCCTCAACCCAGAAAACCATCAACAATGACATCCACACCTTCAAAAACACATTCAAAAAGTTCAGCTTCTTCGAATATATCTCCACTTTCCGAAAAACCAATTTCTGTAAATCAATTGACTCCAGATATGTTACGAACATTTAGATCTCTGCAACGTATACCCCCTATGTCGGCCAGACACTTTCGCTACTTGCTGGCGGTCTTGGGCTCAGAACCAGTTCAGGAACTTGTAAATACTGTCAGAAGCCCCTCAGTAGTAGATATCAAAGTCGAAGAGGAGATTCCTATTCAATCTACAAAGGGGTTGGAAGAGGCTGATATCATCTACGATCTTTCCGATTTTGAGGAAGACGAGAGATTCTTGAATATGTTGAAACaaatgaagaatcagaGAGAACTGAACAAAGAAGACCCTCAAGATCAGTCTTCTCATACAGAAGCACGATTGTCAATGGCCTCATCGTTTGGAACGCCGAAGAGCCTAATGCATGGGTTGTTAACTCCAATTACTGCTAAGGCAAAAAAGTTCAATGAAGTCCATGAATTTGATCTTTCTACATACTCagactttgaagatattgatcTGTAA
- a CDS encoding mitochondrial 54S ribosomal protein YmL7/YmL5 (go_component intracellular; ribosome~go_function structural constituent of ribosome~go_process protein biosynthesis): MSLSKSFVRSFSGSASVHRTGYSTVHPVHHLVKVNKPALKPAYQSLLIPKDDIKSVGFKPSEIDQDRVAEHYENVIKSDLLLHNYQHDSAVIKGNKKRSWGEDSPYKLYRNLKKPKGVSRPTKDVHPIRYDNVPEVSSIIIQAYNRDALEESWLNISTRLQLSQITNVKAKQIYAKANILPWRLRRGKPCGGKVELTGRDMSQFISTLTELVLPRIRTFQGIKNTSGDNNGNITFGLDPEDVKGFPEIENFQELFPNLTGMHITFKTNAGTDDRARTLLSSLGFPFYNP, encoded by the coding sequence aTGAGTCTCAGCAAGTCGTTTGTGCGTCTGTTTTCAGGCTCTGCCTCGGTCCATAGAACTGGGTACTCTACTGTGCATCCGGTTCACCATCTTGTCAAAGTGAACAAACCAGCTTTGAAACCAGCATACCAAAGCCTTTTGATACCCAAGGACGACATCAAGTCGGTGGGTTTCAAGCCTTCGGAAATCGACCAGGACAGAGTGGCGGAACACTACGAGAACGTAATCAAATCTGACTTGTTATTACACAACTACCAGCACGACTCTGCTGTTATCAAAGGtaacaagaagagatcaTGGGGTGAAGACTCTCCGTACAAGTTGTACCGtaacttgaagaaaccCAAGGGTGTCTCCCGTCCTACCAAGGATGTGCATCCTATCAGATACGATAATGTTCCTGAAGTGTCGCTGATAATCATCCAGGCCTACAACAGAGACGCCTTGGAAGAGTCGTGGTTGAACATTTCGACCAGATTGCAATTGTCACAGATTACCAACGTTAAGGCCAAGCAAATTTACGCTAAAGCCAACATCTTGCCTTGGAGACTTAGAAGAGGAAAGCCTTGTGGAGGTAAAGTAGAGTTGACAGGCAGAGACATGTCGCAGTTCATCTCAACCTTAACTGAATTGGTATTACCCAGAATAAGAACTTTCCAGGGTATCAAAAATACGTCTGGTGATAACAATGGTAACATCACTTTTGGGTTGGATCCTGAAGATGTCAAGGGATTCCcagaaattgagaacttcCAGGAGTTGTTCCCTAACTTAACGGGTATGCATATCACGTTCAAGACCAACGCCGGCACCGACGACAGGGCCAGAACCTTGTTGAGTTCTTTGGGGTTCCCATTCTACAACCCATGA
- a CDS encoding predicted protein yields the protein MRFGIPADFQLLVEVSTPTGESNYLHDHISHKLQQLKLDVENLQSKLHHNSVNEKAAIDAFNTDVQQSIQSQNVLVQKLINDEKERIRRIEEMKRQKEEEQRRRLEEEKRRREEEARRKREDDERKRKEQEAKLAEERRLKQERDEREKQHKLELEKQRREKERLEAEAKKEAEQRKAAQQNSLTDFAAIEQSFLQYKKNIVDIKETIVGPMNEDKDLKKLVNSLKRKINPKFGQLSNSYQQLNRIKHEVVELVSQAKGNELAYKWILNFVAKAIVDQAETEVIVKPNAALPLAHLAYTLLETFTEFDYYLSSRFVKKCPYIIGYTCSIDSEEGRTRMGWKRRDNKWEDDTKYDERVSGICMVWATMSRLLDYPQQLSFYSFEASWKFLARLLNRDLSLLTNAHFSILGNWWEAAAKEFSGKYGVQASKLLNVLTVDLPVAVSDRKYPAAARLLILGEDLQNNRNWNSLKEMER from the exons ATGAGATTCGGGATTCCTGCCGACTTCCAGCTCTTGGTGGAAGTTTCCACTCCAACTGGA GAATCGAACTATCTTCACGATCACATATCTCACAAGCTTCAGCAACTCAAGCTCGATGTAGAGAACTTACAAAGCAAACTTCACCATAACTCCGTCAATGAAAAAGCAGCTATCGACGCTTTTAACACAGATGTCCAACAATCGATTCAGTCGCAGAatgttcttgttcagaaACTCATAAACGACGAGAAGGAAAGGATACGACGTATCGAGGAAATGAAGAGACAAAAGGAGGAGGAACAAAGACGTCGCCTAGAGGAAGAGAAACGCCGCAGAGAGGAAGAAGCAAGACGCAAAAGGGAAGATGACGAACGCAAACGCAAGGAACAGGAAGCTAAGTTggcagaagaaagaagactcaaacaagaaagagatgAAAGGGAAAAGCAGCATAAACTCGAGCTCGAAAAACAACGAAGGGAAAAGGAGCGACTAGAAGCTGAAGCTAAAAAGGAGGCCGAACAGAGAAAAGCTGCCCAACAAAACTCATTGACAGACTTTGCTGCTATTGAGCAGAGCTTTTTACAATATAAGAAGAATATCGTTGATATCAAGGAAACCATTGTTGGTCCTATGAATGAAGATAAGGACTTGAAAAAATTAGTCAACTCGTTGAAACGTAAAATCAACCCTAAATTCGGACAATTGTCTAATTCATACCAACAGCTCAACAGAATTAAACATGAAGTAGTAGAATTAGTTTCCCAAGCCAAGGGTAACGAATTAGCCTATAAGTGGATCTTGAACTTCGTGGCCAAAGCAATAGTTGACCAAGCTGAAACCGAAGTTATAGTCAAGCCCAATGCTGCTTTGCCATTGGCACATCTTGCATATACTTTACTAGAGACATTCACGGAGTTCGACTACTATTTGTCATCCAGGTTTGTCAAAAAATGTCCATACATTATCGGCTATACCTGCTCCATAGACTCGGAAGAAGGAAGGACTAGAATGggttggaaaagaagagataaCAAGTGGGAAGATGACACCAAATATGACGAAAGAGTGTCCGGAATTTGTATGGTTTGGGCCACTATGAGTAGACTACTTGATTATCCTCAACAGCTTTCATTCTATTCTTTTGAAGCTTCGTGGAAATTCCTTGCTCGTCTCCTTAATAGAGATCTCAGCCTCCTTACCAATGCCCATTTCTCTATTTTGGGCAATTGGTGGGAAGCGGCCGCTAAGGAGTTTTCCGGAAAGTATGGCGTTCAAGCTTCTAAACTTTTGAACGTTTTAACAGTAGACTTGCCTGTTGCAGTTAGCGACAGAAAGTATCCAGCTGCTGCTAGGCTTCTCATCCTAGGAGAAGACCTTCAGAATAATCGCAACTGGAACAGCCTCAAGGAAATGGAACGATAG
- a CDS encoding predicted protein, translating to MRYDSDDSDDRLPSPSIDLAETNTGRGPTPPPLLPPKQEDTRRRSSHSSSKSNKSRKEIETSQNRSSRFSWNNSIGKLPYLSPSTINVARMPSNTYTVTESPSSTISVNETMSSDSLKSSEPSVSRPADSPFWKYHILKFGKDLYLTTNPSLKHVYCRNGPGYFVEILHSEKIPDPRKGFTMLFKDLESIETGGLESIAPIMTITKKPEAEGGYFTIILPRSSILNKGIIKYLNTNDSQSRSKNRVFNGLALQKAIMPQFIPDVAESLEFKFNNYEFRDFNNGRWNVGSIPRVRQRTLTKLKEKFSTEEREPEDDRPRVVGKKNIYFHQNYIDLGENMETRTLLYKERSNDPKNIYFEDPNIQFPPVLALFRPYEYRTKIKIMKSFNKNKNRLSQHLVQQKQIFERNGLEYDKFIKGKALEHDIGVGGDVSKYYKGEDGLYYSTNPSDDSPDENKLGWITVYEDKRLFGLPGMFDIVLGLTLAVGYESSL from the exons ATGAGATATGATAGCGACGACTCTGACGATAGACTCCCTAGTCCATCTATTGATTTGGCAGAAACAAATACAGGGAGAGGACCAACACCTCCACCTCTTCTACCTCCAAAGCAGGAAGATACAAGAAGACGTAGTTCACATTCCTCTAGCAAGTCCAATAAGCTGAGGAAGGAAATAGAAACA CTGCAGAATAGGTCTTCACGTTTTTCGTGGAACAACTCTATTGGAAAGCTTCCATATTTGTCTCCATCCACTATTAATGTTGCCAGAATGCCCTCCAACACTTATACGGTGACGGAGAGCCCTTCTTCTACTATCTCTGTCAATGAGACTATGTCTTCAGATCTGTTAAAAAGTAGTGAACCACTGGTATCACGTCCAGCCGATTCCCCTTTTTGGAAGTATCACATTCTTAAGTTTGGGAAAGATCTATACTTGACGACTAATCCAAGCTTGAAGCACGTCTACTGTCGTAATGGGCCCGGTTACTTTGTGGAGATATTGCATTCCGAAAAGATTCCAGATCCAAGAAAGGGTTTCACCATGTTGttcaaagacttggaaaGTATTGAAACCGGGGGCTTGGAGAGCATTGCTCCAATAATGACTATTACCAAAAAGCCGGAGGCTGAAGGTGGCTACTTTACCATCATCTTACCTCGCCTGAGCATTTTGAACAAGGGAATCATAAAATATCTCAATACTAATGACAGTCAGTCCAGATCTAAGAACCGCGTGTTTAATGGTTTGGCTCTTCAAAAGGCTATTATGCCTCAGTTCATTCCAGATGTGGCCGAAAGTCttgaattcaaattcaataaCTACGAATTCCGTGATTTCAATAATGGTAGATGGAATGTTGGCTCCATCCCCAGAGTCAGACAGAGAACCTtgacgaagttgaaagaaaagttttccacagaagaaagagaaccCGAAGATGACAGACCAAGAGTAGTTGGtaagaagaatatatacTTCCACCAGAATTACATTGATTTGGGCGAGAATATGGAAACAAGGACATTGTTGTACAAGGAACGATCCAATGACCCAAAGAATATCTACTTTGAAGATCCAAACATTCAGTTTCCTCCTGTACTAGCACTTTTCCGGCCCTACGAATATAGGACTAAGATCAAAATAATgaaatctttcaacaagaataaGAACAGGCTCCTGCAACACTTGGTGCAACAAAAACAGATATTCGAACGCAATGGTCTCGAGTATGATAAATTCATAAAAGGAAAGGCTTTGGAACATGACATCGGTGTAGGCGGTGATGTTTCCAAATATTACAAGGGAGAGGATGGACTTTACTATCTGACCAATCCTAGTGATGATAGCCCAGATGAAAATAAGTTGGGTTGGATTACAGTGTATGAAGATAAGAGATTATTTGGTTTGCCAGGCATGTTCGATATTGTTCTCGGACTCACATTAGCTGTAGGCTATGAGAGTAGTTTATAG
- a CDS encoding precocious dissociation of sister chromatids: MTRSSSRASKQSLLFNKPILPTVKEPISTKELLIRLQALSDEFSTLDQENIDVDSLKQFQSDLINKKLLCHANAGVQAYVCCALADVLRITAPNAPFTASQLSELFRGFFRQFKRLADSENAYFHQQCYILKRLAEVRSIILITDLPDSEQLVELAFDTFYSLATKDFPTKIEPLAGDILAEIVSEAEVISQKVLKLILNKFLTANDSTSISAITTNTAYNFSIQICELNLDRMSRLVAQYFSELLYDSSNTQTADLGKETEKYSNAHSNLHKIHNLSVQIWKSIPELLSSVMGLIDDELNADDEKIRILATETIGQMIGSTSLSSSVSVTKVNFFIFHRETWANWLKKTTDVSPAVRAKWVEQVPGIIGSSSSSTTEVNNALCGCLHKCLLDTDERVRAAACKSIESVSFENFTNRLCNKSILQTLSHLTREKNPKIRNSAISIFSSLYDNYEQTVVKNQVATVLQRFISQDIPNQLLSLMYINDPGINHVVDISIYDKLLPISESNTVKRVARIAKFFGNLDSKGKQSFIAVNKRQQQVSKVLQSFVETAEAYSKLGSNLEDKENASISNKLQKIIEWICVSFPDGLNTFACLERFYKIKKTRFFYLMKLCISPESDYNTVRNSFKELLLKLSDNKNIRLEGERNNISTNDMVSNFKLLMLRSSLLIFNKSNIPELINYSRDPKHELNSSSNEILEQISNTVPEVFKYHIDALTELITENKESSTPRSHNLRTIYQFIKKFPTMYPKDIAFTEALKKISTTGTPREARYSTKILGLSSKKELYASAIVSSIYPLDTSHANFATHLSAISELFTICPFSIQEEASEITSLLIKKIFLNNREINEEAIKTEGEWIDDETLDLKYKSHATLYEKLLGLRLLVNRLKGLIQEEAKEDISSNAQPVLKLLMSFIGNSGEIINKNSPTWPTPELYKSKLRLVAGLNLLKLAKYPLYSELILSTTLRKLSFLLTDSSYDVRSQFLNSLQRKLADELISERFLALIFFSAMEPSNELKNNSIMWIKSLYRRQESKDSIKFEKTLVRIVQILAHHEQFLSFLHSEVGTEDEKQIKAYTFAMKFLTFYITMIAKSENISLLYYFASRIKQHRDATIDSELYEEDEMVETVLNLYRVAELAQLIIKEYSDQKNWPMQTWQGKLKLPADIYAPMTSVTEVQRVITKVFIPDKIQLDLKGPIRKRLGSPSLFQEVSLQRRLKQYSPTSQRRTAAPSRKSSRSTKKVSYAEEISGSDSSYDEEDF, encoded by the exons ATGACGCGTTCctcttcaagagcttctAAACAGCTGCTCTTGTTTAACAAGCCAATTCTTCCCACCGTTAAGGAACCCATATCCACCAAAGAACTACTCATACGACTTCAAGCTTTAAGTGACGAGTTTTCAACTCTAGACCAAGAGAATATCGATGTGGACTCCCTCAAGCAGTTCCAGTCCGATTTAATTAACAAGAAATTGCTTTGCCATGCAAACGCTGGAGTCCAGGCTTATGTCTGTTGTGCTCTAGCAGATGTTCTCAGAATTACAGCACCAAACGCTCCGTTTACGGCTTCTCAGCTTTCGGAATTGTTTAGGGGATTTTTCCGTCAGTTCAAACGTCTTGCTGATTCTGAAAATGCATACTTTCACCAACAATGTTACATCTTGAAACGTTTGGCTGAAGTCAGATCCATCATTCTCATCACAGACTTGCCCGATTCCGAGCAATTGGTAGAATTGGCCTTCGACACGTTTTACAGTTTGGCCACAAAGGATTTCCCTACTAAAATCGAGCCGTTGGCAGGTGACATTCTCGCCGAAATCGTGTCTGAAGCTGAAGTCATCTCTCAGAAagtgttgaaattgatattgaacaagttccTTACTGCCAATGACTCGACCAGTATCTCAGCTATAACGACGAACACTGCCTACAACTTCTCGATCCAAATATGCGAGTTGAATTTGGACAGAATGTCGAGACTTGTAGCTCAATACTTCTCAGAATTGTTGTACGATAGTAGTAATACACAAACGGCAGATTTAGGAAAAGAGACAGAGAAGTACTCCAATGCTCACAGCAACCTCCATAAGATCCACAATCTTTCTGTTCAGATATGGAAAAGTATACCTGAACTTTTGTCTTCTGTTATGGGACTTATCGACGACGAATTGAAtgcagatgatgaaaagaTCAGAATTTTGGCTACTGAAACTATAGGGCAAATGATCGGCTCCACTTCTCTAAGTTCGTCTGTTTCTGTGACGAAGGTcaactttttcattttccatAGGGAAACATGGGCCAATTGGCTTAAAAAGACAACAGACGTATCGCCTGCTGTCAGAGCCAAGTGGGTAGAACAAGTTCCAGGAATCATTGGCTCCTCCAGCTCATCTACTACAGAAGTGAATAACGCACTATGTGGTTGTCTTCACAAATGCTTGTTAGATACGGATGAAAGAGTCAGAGCAGCTGCTTGTAAGAGTATAGAATCCGTTCTGTTCGAGAATTTCACGAATAGACTTTGTAACAAAAGCATCTTGCAAACATTGTCACATTTGACTAGAGAGAAAAACCCCAAAATCAGGAATAGTGCAATAAGCATTTTCAGCTCATTGTACGATAATTACGAGCAAACAGTAGTCAAGAACCAAGTA GCTACTGTCTTACAGAGGTTCATATCACAAGACATCCCTAATCAGCTTTTGTCTCTAATGTATATTAATGATCCTGGTATCAACCATGTTGTGGATATCAGTATTTATGACAAGCTATTACCAATTTCAGAAAGCAACACTGTGAAGAGAGTAGCAAGAATTGCAAAGTTCTTTGGCAACTTGGACTCCAAAGGTAAGCAGTCGTTTATTGCTGTGAACaaaagacaacaacaagtctCCAAAGTATTGCAATCATTTGTGGAAACGGCCGAAGCCTACAGCAAATTAGGTTCAAATTTGGAAGATAAGGAAAATGCCAGTATCTCCAA TAAACTTCAAAAGATAATAGAATGGATTTGTGTTTCGTTTCCTGATGGTTTGAATACTTTTGCATGTCTTGAAAGATTCTATAAAATTAAAAAGACAAGATTCTTCtacttgatgaaattgtgTATTTCGCCAGAATCTGATTATAATACAGTGAGAAATTCAttcaaggaattgttgttgaaattgagtGACAACAAAAACATTCGTTTGGAAGGTGAaagaaataatatttcTACTAATGATATGGTtagcaacttcaagttgttgatgttgagGTCATCGCttttgatcttcaacaaatccaATATCCCTGAATTGATAAACTATTCGAGAGATCCTAAACAtgaattgaattcttcGTCCAACGAGATTTTAGAACAGATATCGAACACCGTTCCAGAAGTATTTAAGTACCACATTGATGCCTTGACTGAGTTAATAACCGAAAACAAAGAATCAAGCACACCTAGATCACACAATCTTAGAACTATATATCaattcatcaagaagttcccTACTATGTATCCAAAGGATATTGCATTCACTgaagccttgaagaagatttctaCAACCGGAACTCCCCGTGAAGCCAGATATTCAACTAAGATCCTCGGTTTGAGCtccaagaaggaattgtACGCATCTGCTATCGTAAGTCTGATTTATCCTTTAGACACCAGTCACGCAAACTTTGCAACTCATCTTTCTGCAATATCTGAATTATTCACAATATGCCCATTCTCCATCCAGGAGGAGGCAAGTGAGATTACTTCACTTTTAATTAAGAAAATCTTTTTGAATAATAGAgaaatcaacgaagaagCCATAAAAACGGAAGGTGAATGGATAGACGATGAGACCTTGGACTTGAAGTATAAGTCGCATGCTACTTTATACGAGAAGTTGCTTGGGTTAAGATTATTGGTGAACAGACTAAAAGGCTTAATTCAAGAAGAGG caaaagaagatatcAGCAGTAATGCACAACCAGTACTCAAGTTATTAATGTCATTTATTGGAAATTCAGGTGAAattatcaacaagaattctccaacttggccaactccAGAATTGTACAAGCTGAAACTCCGTCTTGTGGCAGGTCTCAATTTACTCAAACTTGCAAAATATCCACTTTACAGtgaattgatattgtcaacCACCTTAAGAAAGCTTAGTTTCTTATTAACAGACTCCAGTTATGACGTGAGGTCACAATTTTTGAATAGTTTGCAAAGAAAGTTGGCCGATGAACTTATTTCTGAAAGATTTTTGGCTCTTATATTCTTCTCAGCTATGGAACCttccaacgagttgaagaataaCAGTATTATGTGGATTAAGTCTCTTTACAGAAGACAGGAATCTAAAGATAGTATTAAGTTTGAAAAGACATTAGTTCGTATAGTACAAATTCTTGCTCATCATGAACAatttctttccttcttacATCTGGAAGTGGGCACGGAAGATGAAAAACAAATCAAGGCGTACACTTTTGCTATGAAGTTTCTCACCTTCTATATTACtatgattgcaaaatcagAAAACATCTCGCTTCTTTACTATTTCGCTAGCAGAATCAAACAACATCGAGACGCTACAATCGACTCGGAACTCTACGAGGAAGATGAAATGGTAGAAACTGTTCTCAATTTATACCGAGTTGCAGAATTAGCACAATTAATAATCAAGGAATACTCAGATCAGAAGAACTGGCCAATGCAGACATGGCAGGGAAAGCTTAAATTGCCAGCTGACATCTACGCTCCCATGACAAGTGTCACCGAAGTGCAAAGAGTTATCACCAAAGTGTTTATTCCAGATAAAATTCAGTTGGACCTCAAGGGTCCAATTAGAAAAAGATT AGGAAGTCCACTGTTGTTTCAGGAGGTATCGCTACAAAGAAGGTTAAAGCAATATCTGCCCAcaagccaaagaaga ACGGCAGCACCTTCTAGAAAGAGTTCTCGTTCAACGAAGAAGGTGAGTTACGCAGAAGAGATATCTGGCTCTGATCTGAGTTACGATGAGGAAGACTTCTAG
- a CDS encoding predicted protein, whose translation DQSRSCYTGKSLPFTGYRIENQINLKSWNQEYHLIYCNDNKLIYDQSLNSSIPWAVPFSFSNTKKSSNSNILVLARRKSFALREIPLFLPNTLVGALFCHDEKGAATHDDSGIPRRQSGTPLVAENFLLYWSELNYKLDFIVHIPLLGTPSIDSKRYNPQIFNAHFQQDWDKFISSSENYTYSFDSRRTVRKSVDSILGIVDYSMGKIKRILGTVPSKSTILWKLIILSKVLTIEQFNSLLLKLDRVLSYD comes from the coding sequence GATCAATCCCGAAGCTGCTACACGGGCAAAAGTCTTCCTTTCACAGGCTATCGCATTGAGAATCAGATCAACTTAAAGAGTTGGAACCAAGAATATCATCTTATTTACTGCAACGACAACAAGCTTATCTATGACCAAAGTCTAAACTCTTCCATTCCGTGGGCAGTTCCGTTTTCTTTTAGTAATACTAAGAAGAGCAGCAATTCAAATATCTTGGTACTTGCAAGACGGAAATCTTTCGCTCTCAGAGAAATCCCCCTCTTTTTACCAAATACTTTAGTTGGAGCACTATTCTGTCATGACGAAAAAGGTGCTGCAACTCATGATGATAGTGGAATACCTCGCCGTCAATCGGGAACACCTTTGGTAGCTGaaaactttcttctttattggTCCGAATTGAACTACAAGTTGGACTTCATAGTTCATATTCCTTTACTAGGTACTCCCTCCATAGACAGCAAAAGGTATAACCCACAAATTTTTAACGCACATTTCCAGCAGGACTGGGACAAGTTTATATCATCTAGTGAAAACTACACCTACAGCTTtgattcaagaagaactgtTAGGAAATCAGTCGACTCGATTTTAGGAATAGTGGATTATTCAATGGGGAAAATCAAGAGAATCTTGGGAACAGTCCCATCAAAAAGTACCATACTCTGGAAATTGATTATTCTCTCAAAAGTTCTTACCATAGAGCAATTCAATAGCTTATTGTTGAAGCTTGATCGTGTCCTATCTTACGACTGA
- the PAP2 gene encoding prolyl aminopeptidase yields MVSYEIVDFFRVKDIVNYRLKFQVPLSYSGVEIPGCTVKEIYVVANITQKYDEKLHDVRVFPEAKTNLVLPEKPKIICYVQGGPGFPCGVPLSSTAFTKVLLDRGYQILFLDQRGTGLSTPLEVGTFSHLLPQINGESKEEYASRQLKFIVNFRADSIVEDYEFVRKALGIEKWSLLGQSYGGFTSFTYLSKYDTSLKEVLVTGGVPPINFSPDDVHSATYARTRERNEHYYDKYPQDKLKVRNILTYLSKNKVTLPNGGNLSVERFQQLGLLFGASGGTDHIHQLVVKFDYDLSTFGFPTYQILNEVQNDSTFDTNVIYPLFLEAIYCDGTGLGKKSSEWSSDRLRYATENTKFVFSEDSDHEVYFTGEMVYKSLYEDFAELKKFKELAYALHNNKEWSSLYDAKRLYETKVPIVSATYVYDQFVDFDLTRAVKKEVFKGNGNLKQYISSEFFHNGVRADAEKVLGSLFDLLDCEID; encoded by the coding sequence ATGGTTTCGtatgaaattgtagattttttCCGTGTTAAGGACATTGTCAACTACAGACTCAAATTCCAAGTTCCTCTCTCGTATTCTGGGGTTGAAATTCCCGGTTGCACTGTAAAGGAAATATATGTTGTAGCAAATATCACCCAGAAGTATGATGAAAAGTTGCACGATGTCCGCGTATTTCCAGAAGCTAAGACGAATTTGGTTCTACCAGAAAAGCCCAAGATAATCTGCTATGTTCAAGGTGGTCCCGGGTTTCCCTGTGGTGTGCCGTTATCGAGTACTGCCTTCACCAAGGTCTTGTTGGATAGAGGGTACCAAATTCTCTTTTTGGATCAAAGAGGAACAGGCCTTTCTACACCCTTAGAAGTGGGTACTTTCAGCCATTTACTTCCACAGATAAATGGCGAACTGAAGGAAGAATATGCTTCTAGACAGTTAAAGTTTATCGTCAACTTCAGAGCCGATTCTATAGTGGAAGATTACGAATTTGTGAGAAAAGCATTGGGCATTGAAAAATGGTCGCTATTAGGGCAATCGTATGGGGGATTCACGTCATTCACCTATTTGTCCAAATATGATACTTCATTGAAGGAAGTGTTGGTCACTGGTGGTGTTCCTccaatcaacttctcacCGGACGATGTTCATTCGGCAACCTATGCCCgaaccagagaaagaaaCGAACATTATTACGATAAATACCCTCAGGACAAACTAAAAGTTAGAAATATTCTCACGTATCTCTCCAAAAACAAAGTCACTCTTCCTAACGGTGGCAATTTGAGCGTAGAACGTTTCCAGCAGTTGGGATTGTTGTTTGGTGCTAGCGGAGGAACTGATCATATTCATCAATTGGTAGTAAAGTTCGACTACGACTTGTCGACTTTCGGATTCCCCACTTATCAGATCCTTAATGAAGTTCAGAACGACTCTACTTTCGATACAAATGTCATTTACCCGTTGTTCCTCGAAGCAATTTACTGTGATGGAACTGGATTGGGAAAGAAGCTGAGTGAATGGAGTAGCGATAGATTAAGATACGCTACAGAAAACACGAAATTTGTCTTCAGCGAGGACTCAGACCACGAAGTTTACTTCACCGGCGAAATGGTCTATAAGTCGTTGTACGAAGATTTTgctgaattgaagaaattcaagGAGCTTGCTTATGCTCTTCACAACAATAAAGAATGGAGCTCCTTGTACGATGCTAAAAGGTTGTATGAAACCAAGGTTCCAATTGTGTCAGCTACTTACGTCTACGaccaatttgttgatttcgACTTGACTAGAGCGGTTAAGAAAGAAGTGTTTAAGGGTAATGGAAACTTGAAGCAGTATATCTCCAGTGAATTCTTTCATAATGGGGTTAGAGCGGACGCCGAAAAAGTGTTGGGTTCGTTGTTCGATCTTCTCGATTGTGAGATTGATTAA